From Campylobacter showae:
ATTTTCCAATCATTAGGAAATTTTATTTATAAGATCACAAAGAAATGATTTCTATGTCTGATTTTATTTTCTTTTAAACTTTTTTTGCATAAAATCCCGAAATTAATTTTACAAAGAAAGGATAGAAAATGAAATCAGATATGTGCGAAATGCGTCGCTTCACTGAACTTAAGTCGTCGAAAGACTAACGCTAAGCGCAAAATTTCTTTTTAAGCGCTTAGTTTCGCTAAGCATTTAAAAAGAAATTTAAGCCTCCGCTCATATCCTTTTTTTAAATGCTAGCCAAATTTTAAAAAGGATATAAAATGAAAAATCTACTCAAATACTCTCTAGTCGCTCTAAGCCTAACGGTCGCCGCAAATGCCGCCGAGAAAATCGTCGTAGGCGCTACGCCGGTTCCGCATGCCGAAATTTTGGAAGTCGTAAAACCAATCCTAGCAAAAGACGGCTTTACTCTTGAGATCAAAGAATTTAACGACTACTCTACTCCAAATTTAGCCACCGAGGACGGCGATCTAGACGCTAACTACTTCCAGCACCTGCCGTATCTTGAGGAATTTAACAAAAACAAAGGCACTCATCTAGTTAAAACAGTTGGTGTTCACCTCGAGCCTATGGGCGTTTACTCTAAAAAGATAAAAGATATCAAAGAGCTAAAAGACGGCAGCACCGTAGCGATACCAAACGACCCGACAAACGAGAGCCGCGCGCTTGACGTGCTAGCTAGCGCAGGTCTTATAAAGCTAAACGACAACCCCCTAAAAACTCCGCTTGATATCACGGAAAACCCAAAAAAGCTAAAATTTGAAGAGATCGAGACCGCTCAAGTTCCTCGTACGCTAGATGACGTCGCCATCGCCGTTATCAACACGAACTACGCTCTAAACGCCAACCTAAACCCGACCAAAGACGCACTCGTGCTTGAGAGCAAAGATAGCCCGTACACCAACTACGTCGTGGTCAAAGTCGGCAACGAAAACAGCCCGAAAATCAAAGCTCTAGACAAAGCCGTCACGAGCCCGGAGGTAAAGAAATTTATCGAGGAAAAATATAAAGGCGCGATAATCCCGACGTTTTAATCAAATTTAGCCCCGCCCGCTCAAATTTAGCGGCGCGGGCAAATTTAGCAAAACGACGAATCCAAATTTAGTTTAGAGACCGCTCTTAAAATAAAACGGCGTAAAAGCTTTTACCTTTTTAGCGCCGTTTTTTATCAAAAAAAGGAATGATAATGCAATTTTCAAAAATACTTCTTGGCGCGCTTCTAGCTAGCGGCCTATACGCTGCAAATAGCGACAAAACAATCACTGTAGGCGCATCTCCCGTGCCTCACGCCGAGATTTTAGAAGAGGTCGTAAAGCCGATCCTAGAAAAAGAAGGCTACAAGCTCGAAGTCAAAATCTTTAATGACTATGTGATACCAAACCTCGCCGTCGAAAACGGCGAACTCGACGCCAACTACTTCCAGGGCCTTCCGTATATGAAGTCGTTTAACAAAGACAAAGGCACTCACATCGTGCCGACCGTGGGCGTACACGTCGAGCCTATGGGGGCGTATTCTAAAAAGATAAAAAGCCTAGACGAGCTAAAAAACGGCGATATCATCGCCATCTCAAACAACGCCGCAGACTCGACGCGCTCGATAAATTTGCTAGAAAAAGCCGGCATCGTAAAGGCTAAAGAGAGCGAATACAAATCCCCGCTAGATATCACGGAAAACCCGAAAAATCTCAAATTTAAAGAGATGGAGTCCGCACAGACGCCACGCTCTTTAGATGACGTCGCACTAGCCTTTATCAACGTGAACTACGCCCTAGACGTTGGCCTCAAACCGACCAAAGACGCGCTAATCCTCGAGGATAAAGATAGCCCGTACACCAACTACGTAGCGACCAAAGCGGGCAACGAAAACAGCCCAAAAATCAAAGCTCTAGATAAAGCGATACTAACTCCAGAGGTTAAAGACTTTATCGTAAAGCGCTACCAAGGCGCGGTGATACCGAGCTTCTGATCGCATCAAATTTGAGCGATTTGCCATCGTAAAATTTAGTATTTAAAATCGCAACAGGCGTATTTTGCGTAAATTTTACGGCTCAAATTTGAAAAACCGAAAATAGTCGAGAAAAATCTCCAAAAACAAAACGGCGTAAAAGCTTTTACCTTTTTAGCGCCGTTTTTTAAAATAAAAAAGGAAAATATAATGAAAGTTTTTAAAATTTTAGCAAGTTTGGCGCTAGCCTTTAACCTCTATGCAGCAGACAAAGATCACACTATCGTAGTAGCCGTCTCTCCGGTACCTCACGCAGAAATCATGGAGTTTATCAAACCCGTCCTAGCTAAAGAGGGCTACGATCTAGTCATCAAAGAGATAAACGACTACTCGATCCCGAATTTAGCGACGCAAGACGGAGATTTGGACGCGAATTTCTTTCAGCACTGGCCGTATCTAAAAAATCACAATGAAACCAAGGGCACGACCTTGATAACCGCCGCAGCGATACATCTCGAGCCGCTTGGCTTTTACTCTAAAAAGATAAAAAACCTAAGCGAGCTAAAAGACGGCGCTAAAGTCGCGATCGCCTACGATCCGACTAACGGCAACCGCGCTCTAAACATCCTGCAAAAAGCCGACCTCATAGAGCTAGATAAGAGCGCCGAGCTCGCCACGCCAAAAGACATCGTGAAAAATCCAAAGCGCCTAAATTTCGTCGAGCTTGAGGGCGCGCAGATACCCCGCACTCTGGACGAAGTCGATCTAGCCGCCATCAGCACAAACTTTGTCCTTGATATCGGTATGAATCCTAAAAAAGACTCGCTAGCTATCGAAGGTACGGAAAGCCCGTACGCCAACATCATCGCGGTCAAAGCGGGCAATGAAAACAGCCCGAAAATCAAGGCTCTCGTTAAAGCCGCAACCAGCCCCGAGACGAAAGAGTTTATCCTAAAAAGATATGACGGAGCGATACTGCCGGTATTTTGATTACGCACAGCTTGCGCTTTGACGCAGGCCGAAAGCTTTTTTGGCCGATTTAAAAGTCGGCCGATAAAATTTGAGTCAAATTTGACTCTCAATCGGACGCGGTTAAATTTACAAATCAAATTTAACCGCTACGCGCCGATTTATCCATCTTAAAACCAACCAAATAAACGCAAAAATTAATCCTATCTCGCGCACGCCCCTCGCGCCGTCAAAATTTGTTTTGCAGCTGTATAAAGCTAAAATTTACCGTAGTTTGCTAAAATCATAATTTTAAATTTAAGGAGAAAAATGCTAGGCGATTTTATAAATTTTATCGTCCAAACCGTCGGCGAGTGGGGATATGCGGGCATATTTTTGATGATGTTTTTAGAGAGTTCGTTTTTTCCGTTTCCAAGCGAAGTGGCGATGATACCCGCGGGCTACCTCGCGCACCAAGGACAGATGAGCCTAGTGCTAGCGTGGTGCGCAGGCACGGCGGGCAGCCTCGCAGGAGCCGTGTTTAACTACTATTTGTGTTACTTTTTTGGGCGCGAGCTCGTACTAAAATACGGCAAATACGTCGGCATTACAAAGGTAAAAATGCGTAAATTTGAGGCGTTTTTCAAAAGGCACGGCGAGATTTCGACTTTTAACTGCCGCCTGATCCCGGGCATTCGCCAATACATCAGCCTGCCTGCGGGCCTTGCTAAAATGAATCTTTTTAAATTTAGTCTCTACACGACTCTTGGTGCGGGCATCTGGGTCGCCATACTGCTTGCAGTGGGCTGGTATCTAGGCAAAAACTACGACAAGAGCGCATTTAGCCACATCGTAGTCGCCCTACTCGCCGCAGTCGGCCTACTGACAGCGCTTTATATCGTTTACGTAAAACGCCTAAGTAAAAAATCAAAAATCGGCGCACGAGAGCTAGAATAAGCCACCGAGCAAGCCAGCAAGTAAAGCCGAAATTTAAATTACGGCTTTACGTTGCGAGGTCTACTTTATCAAATTTAACCGCAAGCCATCGCCGCGCCAAAAAGTATCCAGAGTTTTACTAAAATTTAACTTCGCCGCTACCAATCAAAAGCAGCAGAGCGGTTTTCTATCCCTCAAATTTACAAAAAATAGCGTTTTTAGAGACTGTATAAAAAGTTTATGTGTTTAAATTTTACGCCTTAAGGCAATAAATTTGATTACTTTTAAAGCTTCTTTAGTGAAATTAAAAAATGAAAATTTAGCCCTTTTTGCGTCTTTGTTTTTCAAATAATACCCGCGCAAATCAAGCGCCAAAAGCGTGACAAGGGAAGGAAACATGTAGATATTTATGGCGATAAGCACGATGCGAAGCGTAACGGTATCTTTTAAAATAGCTTGTAAATTTAGGCTATTTTCGATACTGACGTAGTAAACGCCGATCACGGCAAAAAGCGCAGCGATGCGTAAAATTTTAGATACGATTTCGTTGCCGAGTTTTGAGATATTTTCACTCACGGCTAGCGACAAAAACAACCAGCAAAATATCCAAATAAGCGCAAAAACGGCGTCTAAAAGCAAATTTTCGTCATAACGCTCGCGTACTACGATAGCAAAAACGGGCGAGAAAATCAGGCTCAAGACGAACCAAAAAAGCGAACGAAACGCAAGTAGGACGAAACACGCATAGATACAAGCGCTAGCGGCAAGCAAAAGCCACTCTGCACCAAAAACTAGTCCGAGCGCGTAAACGCCGATGCAAAGCGTAAAAAGGCCGCAAAAGAGCGAATAATAGCCCTCAAGCAGCCTCGTAGCCTTTAAATTTATATTTTCAAAAAAGTTTAGCACGTAGATTACGAAATTTTCTTTTGTTTCGGACGAAATACCTTCATCACGCTCTCATCGGTCTCGATAAATGCGCCGCCGATGAGATCGATACAGTACGGAATCGCCGGAAATACCGGCTCTAGGCACTCTTTGATCGCCTTTGGCTGGCCGGGTAAATTTACGATGAGCGCGTGTCCTCTGATACCAGCCGTTTGGCGCGACAGGATCGCTGTGGGGACGTATTTTAGGCTAGCCGTTCTCATTAGCTCGCCAAAGCCGGGCATCATCTTTTCGCATACGGCCTCGGTAGCTTCCGGCGTCACGTCGCGAGGAGCAGGTCCCGTGCCGCCCGTAGTTAGCACTAAATCGCAGCCCAGAACGTCTATCATGTGTTTTAGACGCTCTTTTATAAGTTCAATCTCATCAGGGATCACTTCGTAAAAATACTCACGCTCGCTCGTTATCCAGCCGTCTAAGACCTCTTTTATCGCCGCGCCCGACAAATCGTCGTATTTGCCCTCGCTAGCGCGGTCGCTCAGCGTCAATATGCCTATTTTTGCTTTCATTTTTTCTCCTTAAATTTAGTTGTAAAACTCTTTGATTATCCTACCTAGCGCGTCTTTATCGATACTCTCAGAAATCTCGATATGCTCGCTGATGCGCTCTAGCTGCGCCTTCATGCCTGCTAAAAACGTCCCGACCTCGGCATATGCCTCTTGCAGTAGCTCCTCGGTATCCGCCGCATTTGGTATCAAAGCGCGCCCCATACCGTACTCAAAGACCATATTTTGCGCGATCTCGCGAGCTTTTTGGATGTCGGTGCCCGAGTTTGAAAAAGTATCGTCTTTGACCATCTTTAGCGCGCTCATGCCTGCCAAACAGACCTTGATACGCGCAAACATCTGTGAGCGCGACTCTATCTCTCGCTCAGGACGCATAAACTGCTCCTCGACGAGAGAAATTTTTTCAAATTCTATCCCGAACCAATACGCCGCCAAAGCCTTTGCACCCTGATAGAGCGCTTGGATGCGCTTTTCCTCGTCGTTGTAGCTTAAAATCCTCTTTTTACCGAGCAAGACTTTGTTTAAAACGCTTTCAAAATCGCTAAACTCTATCATCTCGCCGCCGCGTCTTAGCGCATTTATCGCAGCTTCGTTTACCAGCGTAGAAAGCGCCGCCCCGCTAAAACCGACGCTAATGCGCGCCACGTCTTGCGCATCTACGCTCGTGTTTTTGTCTTTTAGATAGGATTTTAAAATCTCGACCCTATCGCTAAAATCAGGCATCGAAAGAAAAATGCGCCTATCAAATCGTCCCGAACGTAGCAGTGCCTCGTCTATCATCTCGATGCGGTTGGTCGCGGCGATCACGATGACGCCAGAGTTATCCTCAAAGCCGTCCATCTCGGTCAGTAGCTGATTTAGCGTGGCCTCGCGCTCGTCGTTTCGGTTGCCGCCGCGCACCTTGCCCACGGCGTCGATCTCATCGATAAAGATGATGGACGGCGCATACGCTTTAGCCTTTAAAAACAGCTCATGCACGCGTTTTGCGCCCATACCGACGTAAATTTGCACAAAACTCGCGCCACTTTGGTAAAAAAACGGCACTCCCGCCTCGCCCGCGACGGCCTTTGCCACTAGCGTTTTACCCACGCCTGGAGGCCCCACCATCAGCACGCCTTTTGGCATTTTGATGCCGAATTTTTTATATTTTACGGGATCTTTTAGAAAATCTACGATCTCGCTTAGCTCAAATTTGACGTCTTTTATGCCCGCCACGTCGCTAAATTTGACGTTTGAGATAGCAGGAGCCACCGAGCTAGTGGCAATATTGTCGTACTCGTAGACGTTTGCTTTTTGATTTTCGTTTTGAGCGGCAAGCTTTTGTTTTTTAAACCTCGCATAAATCGCAAGCCCCGCAAAACAGATAACAAGCAGCGCCAGCACGGCTAAAATTTCATCCAGTACGGGCGTCTCTTTTTTTAGATCGACGGGCACTTTTTGCACCAGAGCGCGCATGTCCACGCCATCTTTTACGATGATATATTTGTTGCCACCCTTAGTCGTGAGCTCTAGCTCGCCGCCGTTTACGGTCGCGCTTGCGATCATGTCGCCTTCTAGCAGCTTTTCGTAGCTTTCGTACATTATGCTTTTTGGCTGACTTCTACCTACCGCAACGGCTAGCAAAACCGCCAAAATAGCCGTCAAAATCACGATAATCTTTTGTTTATTTAGCTTAAATTTGTGCATAGTCGCCCTCGCTTTTTACTTCAAATTTGTCTATGACCGCCCACTCTTTTAAAATTTGCTTATCCGTTTTGATTTTTACTTTGTTATAAAACTGATCGAAGCCTTCGTAAAATTCGCAGTTTAGCTGCTCGACCAAAACATTTAGGCTCCCGCCTTTTCTGGCATGTTCTTGCCTAAATTTAAAATTATTTTCCGCTACGATTTGTTTTAAAATTTTAAGCCTAGCCTTCGCCACGTCGCCGCTAACGTCCACTTTCATATCCGCCGAGTGCGTGCCCGTGCGCGGTGAATAAGCAAAGCAGTGTAGATGCGTGAGCGGAAATTTTTTAAAATTTACCAGCGCCTCGCTCCAAATTTCTTCGCTCTCGCCAGGATGCCCAACGATGTAGTCGGTTCCTAGCGCAAAGCCTATCTCACTAAGCTCCAAAAACAGCTCCAAATCCCTAAAGGCTTGATTTCGCCGCCGCATGATACGTAGCATCGCCTCACTCGTATGCTGAAGCGCGATGTGCAGGTGCCGCTCCAGCCAGCTCTCTTTTAAAATCTCGCGAAAGCTCTCGTCTATCTGGCTTGGTTCGATACTACCAAGCCTTATGCGCTTTATGCCGCCTATTTTACCGAGCCGTCCTAGCAAGCGGCCCAGGCTTGAGCCCGTATCCTTGCCGTAGCTGCCGATGTTTGTGCCCGTTAGCACTAACTCGTTGTAACCGTTGTAGGCTAAAATTTTAGCCTCGCGTAAAATCGCCTCCTCGTCCATACTGCGCGCTTTGCCGCGAACGGCCGGGATGATGCAGTAGCTACACGCAAAGTCGCAACCCTCTTGGATTTTGATAAAGGCTTTGGTATGATTTTCGTAGTTGGTTACGATATTTTTGTCGATACTTTTTAAATTTCCCAGCTCGAAAAACGGATCTTGCGACTTTAGCAGCGCGTTTATATCCTCTTTTTTACTCGCGCCTATCACGCCAAAAACCGCGCTTTTGTTAAACAGCTCCTTACCCTTGCTCACCGCGCCGCAGCCCGTTAGTATCACTCTAGCGCCGCGTTTTTTTATGCCGTTTATGTAGCTGCGAGCGCCGCTATCGGCGGAGTTTGTGACCGTGCAGGAGTTTACCACTACGATGTCGGCTTCGTTTTCGTCGCTAACGATATCGTAGTCTTTGACGTAACTTTTCATCAGCTCGGTGTCGTAGATGTTCGTGCGGCAGCCGAAGGTTTTAAAATACACCTTCTCTCGGCGCGGCTCTTGCTGGGTCAAATTTGAGTTAGGCTTCATGCTTCTCCTCGCCGCCTTCGCCCATCGGCTTTGACTCGCCTGCTTTTACGCGTCTATCCATGTATAAAGTCTGCGTCGGATAGGCGATCACGATGTCGTCGTGGCTAGCGATGGCTTCCATTATCTCCGCACTTATCGTGCTTCGCAAAGATAGCGTGGCAAATGTGTTTGCCATATACCAGACCGAAATTTTCACACCGTAAGGCTCGATAAAGGTAAACACGCGCGGCTCGACGTTCGGGTTTTTTATACTGTATTGGTTTCGCAGCTTGCTCATTTGCTTTTTGGCGATCTCGGTGTAGCCTTTGGAGTATTTTCGCGCGATATCCTTGATGATGTGGGCGGCTTTTTTGTGGTTAGAATCAAAGCTACAAACCACGTCGATGCCGTCCCAGACGGTCTTCATGCCGTGGTGCGAGTAGTTTGCAATCAGATCGGTGAAGATATAGTTGTTCGGTACGAATATAATGCGCCCCGCCCTGCGGTTTGAGTTTACCGTGACGATCGTGACGTCCTCGTAAATAGTCATCCTAAGCAGCGAGATATCGATGATGTCGCCCACGACGTCCTCTCCGTCCTTGCGCACCTTGATGCGGTCGCCGACGTGGAAGCTACCGCCAAAAACCACCACCGTCCAGCCGAGCATACTCATGAACATATCTTTCATCGCAATCGCGATACCCGCAGACGCAAAGCCCAGCACCGTGACAAGATAGGTTACGTTTTCGATATAGGCAAAAAGCAAAATCATGATGATGAGCGTGATGTTTACGAGGTTTATAAATTTATTCGCCGTATAGAGGCGCTCATTGTCGGTGATCGTCTTTTTGATGATAAATTTGAACAAAAACGAAAGCCCGATAACGACAACGATAAATATACCGATATCTAGCGCCTTTTTCATCTGCGCCTTGATATCCTCGCTAGTGCGGTTTATCGCCTCGTTTACGCGCTTTTCGTATACGCCGTATGTGGTCTTTGCGATGTCGGCGGCGGCGTTAAATTCCGCTAGTTCCTGTCTAGCCTCGGCAAGCTCGGCTTGAAAGCGCGCATCGTCGCTCAAATTTACGATCTGAGTTAAAATTTGCTCTTTTCTAGCTAGCTCGTCGGTCGTCTTAGAAAGCCCGTCTAGTCGGCGTTTATACTCGTCCTTTTCGCTTCTTAGCTGCTTTATGTGCGAAAAGCCCGAGATCACGGCGACGGGATTGGTTATCTTTTGTAAAATTTCTATCTCGGGAGCCGTTATCATGCTAGAAAACGGCGCTTTTTGAAACTCCCTTAAAAGCTCGATCTGCTCTTTTAGCGTGCTTTGCTTTTTTTGTAGTTCGAGTACTTTTTCAGTATTTTTAGCCTGTTTTTTTATTGCCGCTTCGATTTCATCGAGCTCCGCGCTTAGCTTTTGAAAGGTGTTGTAGTTTGAGTAGCGAGTCGCCCAGATATTATCGGCTAGCTCATCCTCGATAAACGACAAAGACGCGTTTAGCTCGGATAACTGGGCTTCTTTGGTTGCGTTAAATTCGCTAGGAATATCATCAAGCGAATAAGCAAAGATCGCAAAAAATAAAATAAATAAAATTTTTCTCATTCAAACTCTCTTAA
This genomic window contains:
- a CDS encoding MetQ/NlpA family ABC transporter substrate-binding protein, producing the protein MKNLLKYSLVALSLTVAANAAEKIVVGATPVPHAEILEVVKPILAKDGFTLEIKEFNDYSTPNLATEDGDLDANYFQHLPYLEEFNKNKGTHLVKTVGVHLEPMGVYSKKIKDIKELKDGSTVAIPNDPTNESRALDVLASAGLIKLNDNPLKTPLDITENPKKLKFEEIETAQVPRTLDDVAIAVINTNYALNANLNPTKDALVLESKDSPYTNYVVVKVGNENSPKIKALDKAVTSPEVKKFIEEKYKGAIIPTF
- a CDS encoding MetQ/NlpA family ABC transporter substrate-binding protein; its protein translation is MQFSKILLGALLASGLYAANSDKTITVGASPVPHAEILEEVVKPILEKEGYKLEVKIFNDYVIPNLAVENGELDANYFQGLPYMKSFNKDKGTHIVPTVGVHVEPMGAYSKKIKSLDELKNGDIIAISNNAADSTRSINLLEKAGIVKAKESEYKSPLDITENPKNLKFKEMESAQTPRSLDDVALAFINVNYALDVGLKPTKDALILEDKDSPYTNYVATKAGNENSPKIKALDKAILTPEVKDFIVKRYQGAVIPSF
- a CDS encoding MetQ/NlpA family ABC transporter substrate-binding protein — translated: MKVFKILASLALAFNLYAADKDHTIVVAVSPVPHAEIMEFIKPVLAKEGYDLVIKEINDYSIPNLATQDGDLDANFFQHWPYLKNHNETKGTTLITAAAIHLEPLGFYSKKIKNLSELKDGAKVAIAYDPTNGNRALNILQKADLIELDKSAELATPKDIVKNPKRLNFVELEGAQIPRTLDEVDLAAISTNFVLDIGMNPKKDSLAIEGTESPYANIIAVKAGNENSPKIKALVKAATSPETKEFILKRYDGAILPVF
- a CDS encoding DedA family protein — its product is MLGDFINFIVQTVGEWGYAGIFLMMFLESSFFPFPSEVAMIPAGYLAHQGQMSLVLAWCAGTAGSLAGAVFNYYLCYFFGRELVLKYGKYVGITKVKMRKFEAFFKRHGEISTFNCRLIPGIRQYISLPAGLAKMNLFKFSLYTTLGAGIWVAILLAVGWYLGKNYDKSAFSHIVVALLAAVGLLTALYIVYVKRLSKKSKIGARELE
- a CDS encoding nitrogen fixation protein NifR, producing the protein MLNFFENINLKATRLLEGYYSLFCGLFTLCIGVYALGLVFGAEWLLLAASACIYACFVLLAFRSLFWFVLSLIFSPVFAIVVRERYDENLLLDAVFALIWIFCWLFLSLAVSENISKLGNEIVSKILRIAALFAVIGVYYVSIENSLNLQAILKDTVTLRIVLIAINIYMFPSLVTLLALDLRGYYLKNKDAKRAKFSFFNFTKEALKVIKFIALRRKI
- the mog gene encoding molybdopterin adenylyltransferase, whose amino-acid sequence is MKAKIGILTLSDRASEGKYDDLSGAAIKEVLDGWITSEREYFYEVIPDEIELIKERLKHMIDVLGCDLVLTTGGTGPAPRDVTPEATEAVCEKMMPGFGELMRTASLKYVPTAILSRQTAGIRGHALIVNLPGQPKAIKECLEPVFPAIPYCIDLIGGAFIETDESVMKVFRPKQKKIS
- a CDS encoding AAA family ATPase codes for the protein MHKFKLNKQKIIVILTAILAVLLAVAVGRSQPKSIMYESYEKLLEGDMIASATVNGGELELTTKGGNKYIIVKDGVDMRALVQKVPVDLKKETPVLDEILAVLALLVICFAGLAIYARFKKQKLAAQNENQKANVYEYDNIATSSVAPAISNVKFSDVAGIKDVKFELSEIVDFLKDPVKYKKFGIKMPKGVLMVGPPGVGKTLVAKAVAGEAGVPFFYQSGASFVQIYVGMGAKRVHELFLKAKAYAPSIIFIDEIDAVGKVRGGNRNDEREATLNQLLTEMDGFEDNSGVIVIAATNRIEMIDEALLRSGRFDRRIFLSMPDFSDRVEILKSYLKDKNTSVDAQDVARISVGFSGAALSTLVNEAAINALRRGGEMIEFSDFESVLNKVLLGKKRILSYNDEEKRIQALYQGAKALAAYWFGIEFEKISLVEEQFMRPEREIESRSQMFARIKVCLAGMSALKMVKDDTFSNSGTDIQKAREIAQNMVFEYGMGRALIPNAADTEELLQEAYAEVGTFLAGMKAQLERISEHIEISESIDKDALGRIIKEFYN
- the mtaB gene encoding tRNA (N(6)-L-threonylcarbamoyladenosine(37)-C(2))-methylthiotransferase MtaB; its protein translation is MKPNSNLTQQEPRREKVYFKTFGCRTNIYDTELMKSYVKDYDIVSDENEADIVVVNSCTVTNSADSGARSYINGIKKRGARVILTGCGAVSKGKELFNKSAVFGVIGASKKEDINALLKSQDPFFELGNLKSIDKNIVTNYENHTKAFIKIQEGCDFACSYCIIPAVRGKARSMDEEAILREAKILAYNGYNELVLTGTNIGSYGKDTGSSLGRLLGRLGKIGGIKRIRLGSIEPSQIDESFREILKESWLERHLHIALQHTSEAMLRIMRRRNQAFRDLELFLELSEIGFALGTDYIVGHPGESEEIWSEALVNFKKFPLTHLHCFAYSPRTGTHSADMKVDVSGDVAKARLKILKQIVAENNFKFRQEHARKGGSLNVLVEQLNCEFYEGFDQFYNKVKIKTDKQILKEWAVIDKFEVKSEGDYAQI
- a CDS encoding mechanosensitive ion channel domain-containing protein; the encoded protein is MRKILFILFFAIFAYSLDDIPSEFNATKEAQLSELNASLSFIEDELADNIWATRYSNYNTFQKLSAELDEIEAAIKKQAKNTEKVLELQKKQSTLKEQIELLREFQKAPFSSMITAPEIEILQKITNPVAVISGFSHIKQLRSEKDEYKRRLDGLSKTTDELARKEQILTQIVNLSDDARFQAELAEARQELAEFNAAADIAKTTYGVYEKRVNEAINRTSEDIKAQMKKALDIGIFIVVVIGLSFLFKFIIKKTITDNERLYTANKFINLVNITLIIMILLFAYIENVTYLVTVLGFASAGIAIAMKDMFMSMLGWTVVVFGGSFHVGDRIKVRKDGEDVVGDIIDISLLRMTIYEDVTIVTVNSNRRAGRIIFVPNNYIFTDLIANYSHHGMKTVWDGIDVVCSFDSNHKKAAHIIKDIARKYSKGYTEIAKKQMSKLRNQYSIKNPNVEPRVFTFIEPYGVKISVWYMANTFATLSLRSTISAEIMEAIASHDDIVIAYPTQTLYMDRRVKAGESKPMGEGGEEKHEA